A genomic stretch from Coffea arabica cultivar ET-39 chromosome 10c, Coffea Arabica ET-39 HiFi, whole genome shotgun sequence includes:
- the LOC113714170 gene encoding cyclic nucleotide-gated ion channel 18-like, whose product MNKIKDQILDPSSDIVNWWNHVFLVTCLISLFIDPLYFYLPYVGEMACMTTENEASVSITYCRTLADLFYLLHILFKFRTAFVAPSSRVFGRGELVMDARQIAMRYLKSDFIVDFAATLPLPQIVIWYVIPATKSKKSGQADNTLALIVLFQYIPRLFVIFPLNQKIIKTTGFIAKTAWAGAAYNLLLYMLASHVLGASWYLASIGRQLSCWKTECRAEMDAFPPCSLKFLDCDSVGQIERNYWLNATKLVTRCDAKNDDSDFKFGMFAHAFTSAVASSRFSHKYLYCLWWGLRNLSSYGQNLQTSTYIGETVFCIVLCIGGLILFARLIGNMQTYLQSMTVRLEEWRLKKRDTEEWMRHRQLPPELQERVRRFVQYKWFATRGVNEESILLSLPLDLRREIQRHLCLNLVRRVPFFAQMDDQLLDAICERLVSSLSTEGTYVFREGDPVDEMLFVIRGQLESSTTNGGRSGFFNSITLRPGDFCGEELLTWALVPNSSLNLPSSTRTVRTLTEVEAFALRAEDLKFVAIQFKRLHSKKLQHAFRYYSPQWRTWGACFIEAAWRRYKRKRLAKELAVQESLYTDWDGDFTYQQKSADGLYNGSEEVPLVDIDNNGQHLGATILASKFAANTKRGVVQKVQVADASSSSLKMPKLFKPDEPDFSLV is encoded by the exons ATGAA TAAAATTAAAG ACCAAATTCTGGACCCCAGCAGCGACATTGTCAACTGGTGGAACCATGTTTTCCTCGTAACTTGCCTCATCTCTCTCTTCATCGATCCGCTCTATTTCTACCTCCCCTACGTCGGTGAAATGGCTTGCATGACCACCGAAAACGAAGCCTCCGTCAGCATCACCTACTGCCGCACCCTCGCCGACCTCTTCTACCTCCTTCACATTCTCTTCAAGTTCCGCACTGCCTTCGTTGCCCCTAGCTCCAGGGTCTTCGGCCGGGGCGAGCTCGTTATGGACGCCAGACAAATTGCCATGCGATATCTCAAATCTGATTTCATTGTTGATTTTGCCGCTACTCTCCCCTTACCCCAG ATTGTCATCTGGTATGTAATTCCGGCGACCAAAAGTAAAAAATCTGGTCAAGCCGACAACACTCTTGCCCTTATTGTTCTTTTCCAGTATATTCCCAGACTGTTCGTCATCTTTCCTTTGAATCAGAAGATTATCAAAACTACTGGGTTTATTGCTAAGACTGCTTGGGCTGGAGCTGCATACAATCTCCTTCTCTACATGTTAGCCAGTCAT GTGCTAGGAGCTTCATGGTATCTAGCGTCAATAGGGCGACAGCTCTCTTGTTGGAAGACAGAGTGTAGAGCAGAGATGGATGCATTTCCACCTTGCAGCTTGAAATTTCTGGATTGTGATAGTGTTGGACAAATTGAGAGGAACTATTGGCTGAATGCAACGAAACTTGTCACCCGCTGCGATGCCAAAAATGAtgattcagatttcaaatttggGATGTTTGCACATGCTTTTACCAGCGCAGTTGCTTCATCAAGATTTAGTCACAAGTATCTCTATTGTCTTTGGTGGGGTTTGAGAAATTTGAG TTCGTATGGGCAAAACCTGCAGACTAGCACTTACATTGGAGAGACAGTATTTTGCATTGTCTTATGTATTGGTGGTTTGATTCTGTTTGCAAGATTGATTGGGAACATGCAG ACTTATTTGCAATCTATGACGGTTAGACTTGAAGAATGGAGACTTAAGAAAAGGGATACAGAAGAGTGGATGAGACATCGCCAGTTACCTCCAGAATTGCAAGAACGGGTTCGTCGTTTTGTTCAGTATAAATGGTTTGCTACAAGGGGCGTTAATGAGGAATCCATCCTCCTTTCCTTGCCTTTGGATCTTCGTCGTGAAATTCAGCGGCATCTATGTCTAAACCTAGTTCGAAGA GTTCCTTTTTTCGCACAAATGGATGATCAACTGCTTGATGCCATATGCGAACGCCTGGTCTCGTCCTTGAGCACCGAAGGAACCTATGTTTTCAGAGAAGGAGATCCAGTGGATGAGATGCTTTTTGTCATTAGGGGACAGTTGGAGAGTTCCACAACAAATGGTGGAAGATCCGGATTTTTCAATTCGATCACCCTCAGACCTGGAGACTTCTGTGGGGAGGAGTTACTGACATGGGCCTTGGTTCCCAACTCAAGTCTAAACCTGCCTTCTTCAACTCGAACTGTTCGGACACTTACTGAAGTTGAGGCATTCGCACTTCGTGCCGAAGACCTCAAGTTTGTTGCAATCCAGTTTAAACGTCTCCATAGCAAGAAGCTCCAGCATGCATTCAGGTACTACTCTCCTCAGTGGAGGACATGGGGTGCTTGCTTTATAGAAGCTGCATGGAGAAGGTATAAAAGAAAGAGACTTGCTAAAGAGTTGGCCGTGCAAGAAAGTCTATATACTGACTGGGATGGTGACTTCACGTATCAGCAAAAATCTGCTGACGGATTGTATAATGGATCTGAAGAGGTTCCACTGGTGGATATTGATAATAATGGTCAGCATCTTGGAGCTACAATCTTGGCTTCAAAATTTGCTGCAAACACCAAAAGAGGGGTCGTCCAGAAGGTTCAGGTGGCTGATGCCTCCTCTTCTAGCCTAAAGATGCCCAAGTTGTTTAAGCCAGATGAACCTGATTTCTCTCTAGTCTAA